From the genome of Vicia villosa cultivar HV-30 ecotype Madison, WI linkage group LG2, Vvil1.0, whole genome shotgun sequence, one region includes:
- the LOC131653778 gene encoding receptor-like protein kinase HSL1 isoform X2, translated as MSNPLFLVLLFLFSLSLFSSSTFSLNQDGLFLLEAKLHLSDPSNSLSTWNHRDPTPCNWTGIHCNNLTSAVTSINLPDSNLSGPFPTSLCRLSSLSYLSLPNNNLNSTLPSTISACTTLRHLNLSLNLLSGQLPSTLSTLPFLQTLDLSFNNFSGNIPQSFANFQQLQTLILVNNLFTDTIPSSLSNISSLKQLHLAYNTFLSEAPIPTEFGSLVNLENLWLSGCNLIGPIPVSLRKLVNLKNLDLSQNMLNGTIPETVISGLTSIVQIELYQNSFSGELPRVGVSNLTRLERFDASENYLTGTIPGELCRLKKLGSLNLYNNQLEGSLPESLASSESLYMLVLFNNSLSGNLPTGLGSKSRLQMLDVSFNQFSGNIPASLCSQGTLQELLMIYNSFSGEIPESLGNCLSLTRVRLGNNNLSGVVPSGFWGLPRNRFNGSIPESIGSLNNLGVFVASGNSLTGRIPSSMVKLSQLGRLVLRDNQFSGEIPHGVGDWKQLNELDLANNRFVGDIPSELGTLPGLNFLDLSGNLLSGEIPMELQNLKLNFLNLSNNQLSGEIPPLYANEYFKDSFVGNPGLCGDISGLCPISGEKSKNKNFVWVFRFIFVLAGVVLVVGVAWFYFKFWNFKKTKKGFHLSKWRSFHKIAFSKFEIVKLMSEDNVIGSGSSGKVYKVVLSNGETVAVKKLWGAKKTKNGNVDDHEKDGFEVEVDTLGKIRHKNIVRLWCCYNNGDSKLLVYEYMPNGSIADFLHSSKKNLLDWPTRLKIAIDAAEGLSYLHHDCVVPIVHRDVKSSNILLDEEFGAKIADFGVAKFVRGVGNGTEEPMSMIAGSYGYIAPEYAYTLRVNEKSDIYSFGVVILELVTGKQAIDQEYGEKDLVKWVSSKLNEEELDQVIDRTLDYSKYKEEINKVLKLGIVCTSSLPINRPSMRSVVKMLHEVTSGSKSRSGRFSPYYQEIVSDNDHSES; from the exons ATGTCGAACCCATTGTTCCTCGTACTCCTGTTTCTGTTTTCTCTCTCACTATTTTCTTCTTCCACTTTCTCTCTCAACCAAGACGGTCTCTTTCTCCTTGAAGCTAAACTCCACCTCTCCGACCCTTCAAATTCCCTCTCCACCTGGAACCACCGCGACCCCACTCCCTGCAACTGGACCGGCATCCATTGCAACAACCTCACCTCCGCCGTCACCTCCATCAACCTCCCTGACTCCAACCTCTCCGGCCCCTTCCCCACTTCCCTCTGCCGCCTCTCTTCTCTCTCCTACCTCTCCCTCCCCAACAACAACCTCAACTCCACCCTCCCTTCCACTATCTCCGCCTGCACCACCCTCCGCCATCTCAACCTCTCCCTCAACCTCCTCTCCGGTCAACTCCCCTCCACTCTCTCCACTCTCCCCTTCCTCCAAACCCTCGACCTCTCCTTCAACAACTTCTCCGGCAACATCCCTCAATCCTTCGCCAACTTTCAACAACTCCAAACTCTCATCCTCGTCAACAACCTCTTCACCGACACAATCCCTTCCTCTCTAAGCAACATCTCATCTCTCAAACAGCTTCACCTCGCTTACAACACCTTCCTCTCTGAAGCTCCGATCCCAACCGAATTCGGAAGCCTCGTCAACCTTGAAAATCTATGGCTCTCCGGTTGCAACCTTATCGGTCCCATTCCCGTTTCTCTCCGTAAACTCGTTAACCTCAAGAACCTAGACTTGTCGCAGAACATGCTCAACGGAACCATACCGGAAACTGTGATATCCGGATTAACCAGCATTGTTCAAATCGAGCTTTATCAAAACTCTTTCTCCGGCGAGTTGCCGCGTGTCGGTGTATCCAACTTGACTCGGTTGGAACGTTTCGATGCTTCGGAAAATTACCTGACTGGGACGATTCCCGGTGAGTTGTGTCGTTTGAAGAAACTCGGGTCTCTTAATCTGTACAATAATCAACTCGAGGGTTCTCTGCCGGAGAGTTTAGCTTCGTCGGAGAGTCTATACATGCTTGTTTTGTTCAACAACTCACTCTCTGGGAATCTACCAACTGGTTTGGGGAGCAAGTCGAGGTTACAGATGCTTGATGTTTCGTTTAATCAATTTTCCGGTAACATTCCGGCGAGTCTGTGCTCTCAGGGAACGTTGCAGGAGCTGTTGATGATTTACAATTCGTTTTCCGGGGAAATTCCGGAGAGTCTTGGAAACTGTTTGAGCTTAACAAGGGTTAGGCTTGGGAACAATAACCTCTCTGGTGTTGTTCCTTCTGGTTTTTGGGGTTTGCCCC GGAATAGGTTTAACGGGTCGATTCCCGAGTCAATCGGGTCATTGAATAATCTCGGAGTGTTTGTTGCTAGCGGTAATAGTCTTACCGGTCGGATTCCGAGCAGTATGGTTAAGTTAAGCCAATTGGGCAGGCTTGTTCTTAGGGATAATCAGTTTTCTGGAGAGATTCCTCATGGAGTTGGTGATTGGAAGCAGCTCAATGAGCTTGATTTAGCGAATAATAGGTTTGTTGGTGATATTCCAAGTGAATTAGGAACCTTGCCGGGGCTTAATTTTCTTGATCTTTCTGGTAATCTTCTTTCTGGTGAAATTCCAATGGAGCTGCAAAATTTGAAGCTTAATTTTTTAAACCTGTCGAATAACCAGTTATCAGGGGAAATTCCACCTCTTTATGCTAATGAGTATTTTAAGGACAGTTTTGTAGGAAATCCTGGTCTATGCGGCGATATCTCTGGATTGTGTCCGATTTCGGGCGAGAAGAGTAAGAATAAGAACTTTGTGTGGGTTTTCAGGTTCATATTTGTACTTGCTGGTGTTGTGTTAGTTGTCGGGGTGGCTTGGTTTTACTTCAAATTCTGGAATTTCAAGAAGACGAAGAAAGGATTTCATTTGTCGAAATGGAGGTCGTTTCATAAAATAGCGTTTAGTAAGTTTGAGATTGTGAAACTGATGAGTGAAGATAACGTGATAGGGAGTGGATCTTCCGGGAAGGTATACAAAGTGGTGCTGAGTAACGGAGAGACAGTTGCGGTGAAGAAATTATGGGGAGCAAAGAAGACGAAAAATGGAAATGTTGATGATCATGAAAAGGATGGATTTGAAGTCGAAGTTGACACATTGGGAAAGATTAGGCACAAGAATATTGTAAGGTTATGGTGTTGTTATAACAATGGTGATAGTAAGCTTCTGGTTTACGAGTACATGCCAAATGGAAGCATTGCTGATTTTTTGCATAGTAGCAAGAAAAACTTGTTGGATTGGCCAACTAGACTTAAAATCGCTATCGATGCAGCTGAAGGACTCTCTTATTTGCATCATGATTGTGTAGTTCCTATTGTTCACAGAGATGTAAAATCTAGTAACATTTTGCTAGATGAAGAATTTGGTGCAAAAATTGCTGATTTTGGAGTTGCGAAATTTGTTAGAGGTGTTGGCAATGGCACAGAAGAACCCATGTCTATGATTGCAGGATCTTATGGTTACATTGCACCAG AATATGCGTATACTCTTAGGGTGAATGAAAAGAGTGACATTTATAGTTTTGGTGTAGTGATTTTGGAGTTGGTAACTGGAAAACAAGCTATTGATCAAGAGTATGGAGAAAAAGATTTGGTAAAATGGGTTTCTTCGAAATTGAACGAGGAAGAACTGGATCAAGTGATTGATCGAACTCTTGATTATTCGAAATACAAAGAAGAAATAAACAAAGTACTCAAGTTGGGAATTGTTTGCACAAGCTCTCTTCCTATAAACCGTCCTTCGATGAGAAGTGTGGTGAAAATGCTGCATGAAGTAACATCAGGTTCCAAATCCAGAAGTGGAAGATTCTCTCCTTACTATCAAGAAATAGTCTCTGATAATGATCATTCGGAATCATAA
- the LOC131653778 gene encoding receptor-like protein kinase HSL1 isoform X1: MSNPLFLVLLFLFSLSLFSSSTFSLNQDGLFLLEAKLHLSDPSNSLSTWNHRDPTPCNWTGIHCNNLTSAVTSINLPDSNLSGPFPTSLCRLSSLSYLSLPNNNLNSTLPSTISACTTLRHLNLSLNLLSGQLPSTLSTLPFLQTLDLSFNNFSGNIPQSFANFQQLQTLILVNNLFTDTIPSSLSNISSLKQLHLAYNTFLSEAPIPTEFGSLVNLENLWLSGCNLIGPIPVSLRKLVNLKNLDLSQNMLNGTIPETVISGLTSIVQIELYQNSFSGELPRVGVSNLTRLERFDASENYLTGTIPGELCRLKKLGSLNLYNNQLEGSLPESLASSESLYMLVLFNNSLSGNLPTGLGSKSRLQMLDVSFNQFSGNIPASLCSQGTLQELLMIYNSFSGEIPESLGNCLSLTRVRLGNNNLSGVVPSGFWGLPRVYLLELVENSFSGSISNAISRASNLSILLISGNRFNGSIPESIGSLNNLGVFVASGNSLTGRIPSSMVKLSQLGRLVLRDNQFSGEIPHGVGDWKQLNELDLANNRFVGDIPSELGTLPGLNFLDLSGNLLSGEIPMELQNLKLNFLNLSNNQLSGEIPPLYANEYFKDSFVGNPGLCGDISGLCPISGEKSKNKNFVWVFRFIFVLAGVVLVVGVAWFYFKFWNFKKTKKGFHLSKWRSFHKIAFSKFEIVKLMSEDNVIGSGSSGKVYKVVLSNGETVAVKKLWGAKKTKNGNVDDHEKDGFEVEVDTLGKIRHKNIVRLWCCYNNGDSKLLVYEYMPNGSIADFLHSSKKNLLDWPTRLKIAIDAAEGLSYLHHDCVVPIVHRDVKSSNILLDEEFGAKIADFGVAKFVRGVGNGTEEPMSMIAGSYGYIAPEYAYTLRVNEKSDIYSFGVVILELVTGKQAIDQEYGEKDLVKWVSSKLNEEELDQVIDRTLDYSKYKEEINKVLKLGIVCTSSLPINRPSMRSVVKMLHEVTSGSKSRSGRFSPYYQEIVSDNDHSES, encoded by the exons ATGTCGAACCCATTGTTCCTCGTACTCCTGTTTCTGTTTTCTCTCTCACTATTTTCTTCTTCCACTTTCTCTCTCAACCAAGACGGTCTCTTTCTCCTTGAAGCTAAACTCCACCTCTCCGACCCTTCAAATTCCCTCTCCACCTGGAACCACCGCGACCCCACTCCCTGCAACTGGACCGGCATCCATTGCAACAACCTCACCTCCGCCGTCACCTCCATCAACCTCCCTGACTCCAACCTCTCCGGCCCCTTCCCCACTTCCCTCTGCCGCCTCTCTTCTCTCTCCTACCTCTCCCTCCCCAACAACAACCTCAACTCCACCCTCCCTTCCACTATCTCCGCCTGCACCACCCTCCGCCATCTCAACCTCTCCCTCAACCTCCTCTCCGGTCAACTCCCCTCCACTCTCTCCACTCTCCCCTTCCTCCAAACCCTCGACCTCTCCTTCAACAACTTCTCCGGCAACATCCCTCAATCCTTCGCCAACTTTCAACAACTCCAAACTCTCATCCTCGTCAACAACCTCTTCACCGACACAATCCCTTCCTCTCTAAGCAACATCTCATCTCTCAAACAGCTTCACCTCGCTTACAACACCTTCCTCTCTGAAGCTCCGATCCCAACCGAATTCGGAAGCCTCGTCAACCTTGAAAATCTATGGCTCTCCGGTTGCAACCTTATCGGTCCCATTCCCGTTTCTCTCCGTAAACTCGTTAACCTCAAGAACCTAGACTTGTCGCAGAACATGCTCAACGGAACCATACCGGAAACTGTGATATCCGGATTAACCAGCATTGTTCAAATCGAGCTTTATCAAAACTCTTTCTCCGGCGAGTTGCCGCGTGTCGGTGTATCCAACTTGACTCGGTTGGAACGTTTCGATGCTTCGGAAAATTACCTGACTGGGACGATTCCCGGTGAGTTGTGTCGTTTGAAGAAACTCGGGTCTCTTAATCTGTACAATAATCAACTCGAGGGTTCTCTGCCGGAGAGTTTAGCTTCGTCGGAGAGTCTATACATGCTTGTTTTGTTCAACAACTCACTCTCTGGGAATCTACCAACTGGTTTGGGGAGCAAGTCGAGGTTACAGATGCTTGATGTTTCGTTTAATCAATTTTCCGGTAACATTCCGGCGAGTCTGTGCTCTCAGGGAACGTTGCAGGAGCTGTTGATGATTTACAATTCGTTTTCCGGGGAAATTCCGGAGAGTCTTGGAAACTGTTTGAGCTTAACAAGGGTTAGGCTTGGGAACAATAACCTCTCTGGTGTTGTTCCTTCTGGTTTTTGGGGTTTGCCCCGTGTGTATCTACTTGAGCTTGTTGAGAATTCTTTTTCTGGGTCAATTTCTAATGCAATTTCAAGAGCTAGTAATCTTTCAATTTTGTTGATTTCAGGGAATAGGTTTAACGGGTCGATTCCCGAGTCAATCGGGTCATTGAATAATCTCGGAGTGTTTGTTGCTAGCGGTAATAGTCTTACCGGTCGGATTCCGAGCAGTATGGTTAAGTTAAGCCAATTGGGCAGGCTTGTTCTTAGGGATAATCAGTTTTCTGGAGAGATTCCTCATGGAGTTGGTGATTGGAAGCAGCTCAATGAGCTTGATTTAGCGAATAATAGGTTTGTTGGTGATATTCCAAGTGAATTAGGAACCTTGCCGGGGCTTAATTTTCTTGATCTTTCTGGTAATCTTCTTTCTGGTGAAATTCCAATGGAGCTGCAAAATTTGAAGCTTAATTTTTTAAACCTGTCGAATAACCAGTTATCAGGGGAAATTCCACCTCTTTATGCTAATGAGTATTTTAAGGACAGTTTTGTAGGAAATCCTGGTCTATGCGGCGATATCTCTGGATTGTGTCCGATTTCGGGCGAGAAGAGTAAGAATAAGAACTTTGTGTGGGTTTTCAGGTTCATATTTGTACTTGCTGGTGTTGTGTTAGTTGTCGGGGTGGCTTGGTTTTACTTCAAATTCTGGAATTTCAAGAAGACGAAGAAAGGATTTCATTTGTCGAAATGGAGGTCGTTTCATAAAATAGCGTTTAGTAAGTTTGAGATTGTGAAACTGATGAGTGAAGATAACGTGATAGGGAGTGGATCTTCCGGGAAGGTATACAAAGTGGTGCTGAGTAACGGAGAGACAGTTGCGGTGAAGAAATTATGGGGAGCAAAGAAGACGAAAAATGGAAATGTTGATGATCATGAAAAGGATGGATTTGAAGTCGAAGTTGACACATTGGGAAAGATTAGGCACAAGAATATTGTAAGGTTATGGTGTTGTTATAACAATGGTGATAGTAAGCTTCTGGTTTACGAGTACATGCCAAATGGAAGCATTGCTGATTTTTTGCATAGTAGCAAGAAAAACTTGTTGGATTGGCCAACTAGACTTAAAATCGCTATCGATGCAGCTGAAGGACTCTCTTATTTGCATCATGATTGTGTAGTTCCTATTGTTCACAGAGATGTAAAATCTAGTAACATTTTGCTAGATGAAGAATTTGGTGCAAAAATTGCTGATTTTGGAGTTGCGAAATTTGTTAGAGGTGTTGGCAATGGCACAGAAGAACCCATGTCTATGATTGCAGGATCTTATGGTTACATTGCACCAG AATATGCGTATACTCTTAGGGTGAATGAAAAGAGTGACATTTATAGTTTTGGTGTAGTGATTTTGGAGTTGGTAACTGGAAAACAAGCTATTGATCAAGAGTATGGAGAAAAAGATTTGGTAAAATGGGTTTCTTCGAAATTGAACGAGGAAGAACTGGATCAAGTGATTGATCGAACTCTTGATTATTCGAAATACAAAGAAGAAATAAACAAAGTACTCAAGTTGGGAATTGTTTGCACAAGCTCTCTTCCTATAAACCGTCCTTCGATGAGAAGTGTGGTGAAAATGCTGCATGAAGTAACATCAGGTTCCAAATCCAGAAGTGGAAGATTCTCTCCTTACTATCAAGAAATAGTCTCTGATAATGATCATTCGGAATCATAA
- the LOC131653776 gene encoding uncharacterized protein LOC131653776 codes for MGVDYYKLLQVDRNAKDDDLKKAYRKLAMKWHPDKNPNNKKEAEAKFKQISEAYDVLSDSQKRAVYDQYGEDGLKGQMPPTPDAFSGGGGGASYYSPADIPPSFRFNQRNADDIFAEFFGVSSPFGGMGGFGRGAGGSGGMGVRLPNGVFVDNVFGSFGDGGGSGGHVHQSAPRKAPPIENKLPCALEDIYKGATRKMKITREVIDVHGKVIQVDEILTINIKPGWKKGTKITFPEKGNEHPNSIPADIVFVIDEKPHSVFTREGNDLVATQKISLAEALSGCTVNLTTLDGRNLTIVVNNVVHPEYEEVVPREGMPLPKDPTKKGNLRIKFNIKFPSRLSVDQKTGLKKVLAA; via the exons ATGGGTGTTGACTATTACAAGCTTCTTCAGGTTGATAGGAACGCTAAGGATGATGACTTGAAGAAAGCTTACAGGAAACTCGCTATGAAGTGGCATCCTGATAAGAACCCTAATAATAAGAAAGAAGCTGAAGCCAAATTTAAGCAAATCTCTGAAGCTTATGAT GTTTTGAGTGATTCTCAGAAGAGGGCTGTGTATGATCAATATGGGGAAGATGGGTTGAAGGGGCAAATGCCACCAACACCTGATGCTTttagtggtggtggtggtggagccAGTTATTATTCTCCGGCAGACATACCACCTTCGTTTCGGTTCAATCAGCGGAATGCTGATGATATTTTTGCTGAGTTTTTTGGGGTTTCAAGTCCCTTTGGTGGGATGGGAGGATTTGGAAGAGGGGCTGGTGGTTCTGGTGGGATGGGAGTGAGGCTTCCGAATGGTGTGTTTGTTGATAATGTGTTTGGATCGTTTGGGGATGGAGGAGGAAGTGGAGGTCATGTGCATCAGAGTGCGCCTCGGAAGGCGCCGCCTATTGAGAACAAGTTGCCGTGTGCTCTTGAGGATATATATAAAGGGGCCACAAGGAAGATGAAGATCACCAGAGAAGTTATTGATGTTCATGG CAAAGTCATTCAGGTGGACGAGATCTTGACGATTAACATCAAACCTGGTTGGAAGAAGGGCACAAAGATCACCTTCCCAGAGAAGGGAAACGAGCATCCAAATTCGATACCTGCtgatatcgttttcgtcattgATGAAAAACCACACAGCGTGTTCACTCGCGAAGGAAATGATCTGGTTGCAACACAAAAGATCTCTCTTGCAGAAGCATTATCTGGCTGCACAGTGAATCTCACCACACTCGATGGTAGAAACTTGACTATAGTGGTCAACAATGTCGTTCATCCCGAGTACGAGGAAGTTGTTCCAAGAGAAGGAATGCCGCTGCCAAAGGATCCAACAAAGAAGGGAAACTTGAGGATAAAGTTCAACATCAAATTTCCATCTCGGCTCTCTGTTGATCAGAAAACGGGATTGAAGAAAGTCTTAGCTGCATAA